CCACGGCAATGAGCTGCACCCCGCCCAAAAACAGGATGCTAATCATCAGCGAGGCCCAGCCCGGCTGGTAGTCGTGGGTCACAAAGCGCGAATACAGCGTGTAGAGCATCACCAGAAATGCCACGCCCGACACCACGAACCCGCCCAGCGTGGCGGCCTTCAGCGGAGCATCGGAGAAGCCCGTGATGCCGTCCAGGGCCAGGCGAATCATCTTGCGGTAGGTGTAGCCGGTTTCGCCGCCTGCGCGCTCGGCGCGGTCGTACTCCACAAAGGTTTGCCGGTAGCCTATCCACGAAATCTGGCCCCGCAAAAACTTGTTTTGCTCCGGCATCAGCTTCAGGCCCTCTACCACCTTGCGCGAGATGATGCGGAAGTCGCCGGTATCGACGGGGATGGAAATGTGGGTGATGCTGGCCAGCAGCCGGTAAAACAGCCGGGCCGTGAATTTCTTGGCCACGCTCTCGCCCTGCCGCGAGCGGCGCTTGGCGTACACCACCTCAAAGCCTGTCTGCAGCTTCTCGTACAAGCCCGGAATCAGCTCGGGCGGGTCCTGCAGGTCGGCGTCGATGATGACCACGGCGTTGCCCTTGGCCACGTCCAGGCCCGCCGTCACGGCAATCTGGTGCCCAAAATTTCGGCTCAAGTCGATGTAGCCCACCTGCGGGTCGTGGGCGGCCAGCTCCAACAACAGGTTCAGTGACCGGTCGTGCGAGCCGTCATTGATAAAGATTAGCTCGTAGCTCACCTTCATGCCCTCCAGCACGCCCTTTACGCGGTTGTGCAGGGTGGCAATATTGGCTTCTTCGTTGTAGATGGGGATGACAACCGATATATCCACAGGCAAGGGCTAAATGAGGGCGCGGGCGCAATTGGGGAGCCAAAAGTACTGACCCCAGCCCAAGCCCCGCCATTGGCCCCCGCCCGGGGCTAGCCCGCGTACCAGATTCGGAACACCGCGCCGCCCTGGTCGTCGGACACCAGCAGGCTGCCGTCGGGCAGCACAAGCAGGCACACCGGGCGGCCCCAGCTTTGCTGCCCCTGCAGCCAGCCCACCGCAAAGGGCTCGTAGCTCAGGGCCTGGCGGCCGGTGGGGTCTAGCTTCACCAGCGTGATGCGGTAGCCGCTTTTCTGGCTCCGGTTCCAGGAGCCGTGCTCGGGAATGAAAATCTGGTTGCGGTATTGAGCTGGAAACTTGGTGCCCGTGTAGAATTTCATGCCCAGCGCGGCCACGTGGGCACCCAGCTTGCGGGCGGGCTTGGTGTACATGTTGGGCGTTTTGCCGGCACTCAGCTCCGGGTCGGGCACGTCGCCGCCGAAGTAGTACGGGAAGCCGAAGTGCTGGCCGGGCTTGCTGAGCCGGTTCAGCTCATCGGGCGGCACGTCGTCGCCGAGCATGTCGCGGCCGTTGTCGGTAAACCACAGCTCTTTGGTTACAGGGTGCCAATCGAAGCCCACGGTGTTGCGCACGCCCGTGGCTACGTTCTGGAAGCCCGTGCCGTCGGCCCGCAGCCGGTTGATGGTGCCAAAGATGGGCTTTTCGGGCTCGCAGGAGTTGCAGGGCGCGCCCACCGGCACGTACAGCAGGCCGTCGGGCCCGAAGGCGATGTACCGCATGCCGTGCCACGGGTTGCCGGGCAGCTTGTCGTACACCACCACCGGCCTGGGCGGCGTCCGCAGATTGGCCGCGATGTTATCGAAGCGGATGATGCGGTTGATTTCGGCCACGTAGAGGCTGCCCTGCCGCACAGCCACGCCGTTGGGGGTGTTCAGGCCGGTGGCAATGGTGATGACGGCGTCGGCTTTGCCGTCGTGGTTTTTGTCGGGCAGGGCGTACACTTTGCCCTTGTTGCCATTGGCATTCGTGCCCACATACACCGTGCCGTCGGGCCCCACGGCCAGCTCGCGTGCTCCGGGTACGTTCTGCGCAAAGTAGGCAATGCGAAAGCCCTGCGGCAGTTTGATACTGGCCAGGTTCCCCGCCGCTTTGGGTGGTGGCACCGCCCCGGGCGTGGGCTGAGCCCACGCGGTCGCGGGAGCCAGCATCCACAACACCGCCAGCAGCGCGGCAAACAGCAAGGACGGGTTCGTTCTCATAGCCATCAGATTTGCAGGCCTTGGGCCCAAGGAAGAGGTTATGCGAAGCGCTGCGCGTCGTTGCCTTTCTGCTCGCGCAGCAGCCGCTCGTATTCGCGCTGAGTGCGCTGCTCGTAACCGAAGCCGCCGTACGCCGCCACGCCCCGCATTACCAGCCCAATGCCCCAGAATACCGTGGGCCACACGGGCCAGGGCACCAGTTCGTCGTGCCGATGGCTGGTCAGGGCCCAGAGCACCCACAGCCCGGCATTTACCAGCACGTACACCACGAGGTGCGATTGAAACTTGGCGCGGGCTTTGGCCTTTTGCCACAGGTATGGGTCGCGGTTCAGGGGCTCCATGAGGTTGATAATTAAGGGGTAATTGGAATGGTTAGTTAAAAATACGCTTTTTTGAATGCGGCCCGCAACTTGCCGCTACCGAAGCGTCACCGTCGGTTTCCCAAGCAGCAATTGGGGCTGCTGAAGCGTAAGCCGCAGGCAGCCATTTTAAATCAGCTGCGTTCAACCACATTCCCGCATCCACCCGGCTGCCTGCCGCTTTGCCCTGCCCGCCATGCCTTCCACCGACCTCAGCACCCGCATCATGCTCCTTCAGGGCGACATCACCCGCCAGCACGTTTCGGCCATCGTTAACGCGGCCAATTCCAGCCTGCTCGGGGGCGGCGGGGTCGACGGCGCCATTCACCGGGCCGGCGGCCCCGCCATTCTTGAGGAATGCCGCCTTATCCGGGCCAGTCCCGACTACCGCAACGGCCTGCCCGCGGGCCAAGCCGTTATCACGGCGGGCGGGAAGCTGCCGGCGGCCCACGTCATCCACACGGTGGGCCCCGTTTGGAACGGCGGCCACCACGGCGAGCCCGCGCTCCTGGCCAGCTGCTACCGCAACAGCCTGCGCCTGGCCGCCGAGCACCGCCTGACCAGCTTGGCCTTTCCTGGCATCAGCACCGGCATCTACGGCTACCCCAAGCCGGAAGCTGCCAAGATTGCCGTGCGCGAAGTGCGCCGCTTCCTGGCCGAACATGAATACCCCGAAACCGTGGTTTTCGTGGCATTTGACGACGCCAGCCGCCGGCTCTACGAGCAGGAATTGAGCCGCTAAACAGCCGGGCCCGACGACTGGTGAGTCATCGGGCCCGGTTGTTATATTAATAATACAAGTAGTGGGTTAGGCCATTTCCCCTACGCCTTCTACGCGCTGGGCTACCTGCTGCATGAGCCACAGCGGGGTGCTGGTGGCGCCGCAAATGCCCACGGATTGGGCACCGGCCAGCCAGGCTTCGTCGATTTCGCTTTCGTTCTCGATGAAGTAGCTGCGTGGGTTGATGGCATTCACCACCGAGAACAAGGCCTTGCCGTTGGAGCTTTTGCGGCCGCTCACAAACAACACCACGTCGAAATCGACGGCAAACTTGGCTAGCGCGGGCTCGCGGTTGCTCACCTGCCGGCAGATGCTGTCGTTGGCATCAAAGCTATCCAGCTCACCGCCGGCCGCCGCAATGCGGGCTTCCATCAGGGCCTTCATCTTGTAGAAGCCGGCCGTGCTTTTGGTGGTCTGGCTGAAGAGGGTGACGGGACGGGCAAAGTCAATCTGGTCCAGGTCGGCTTCGTTCATCACAATGATGGCGCGGTTGCCGGTCTGGCCCGTGAGGCCGGCTACTTCGGCATGGCCGGGCTGGCCATAAATCACAATCTGGCCGTCCTGGCGCTGGCTCAGGTCGAAGGCGTGCTTCACCCGGTTTTGCAGCTTGAGCACCACCGGGCAGCTGGCGTCAATCAGCTCCAGGTTGTTTTGCAGGGCCAGCTGGTAGGTTTCCGGCGGCTCGCCGTGGGCCCGGATGAGGACTTTGGTGTCGTGGAGCTGGGCCAGTTGCTCGCGGTCGATGATGCGCAGGCCCTGCTGATGCAGGCGCTCTACTTCCATGCGGTTGTGCACAATATCACCCAGACAGTACAGCTGCTGGCCGTGGGCCAGTTCGTCTTCGGCCATTTGAATGGCGAATTCTACGCCGAAGCAATAAC
This region of Hymenobacter sedentarius genomic DNA includes:
- a CDS encoding glycosyltransferase family 2 protein yields the protein MDISVVIPIYNEEANIATLHNRVKGVLEGMKVSYELIFINDGSHDRSLNLLLELAAHDPQVGYIDLSRNFGHQIAVTAGLDVAKGNAVVIIDADLQDPPELIPGLYEKLQTGFEVVYAKRRSRQGESVAKKFTARLFYRLLASITHISIPVDTGDFRIISRKVVEGLKLMPEQNKFLRGQISWIGYRQTFVEYDRAERAGGETGYTYRKMIRLALDGITGFSDAPLKAATLGGFVVSGVAFLVMLYTLYSRFVTHDYQPGWASLMISILFLGGVQLIAVGIIGEYIARLSANVRQRPLYLVSNTNIVS
- a CDS encoding 2TM domain-containing protein; its protein translation is MEPLNRDPYLWQKAKARAKFQSHLVVYVLVNAGLWVLWALTSHRHDELVPWPVWPTVFWGIGLVMRGVAAYGGFGYEQRTQREYERLLREQKGNDAQRFA
- a CDS encoding O-acetyl-ADP-ribose deacetylase, encoding MPSTDLSTRIMLLQGDITRQHVSAIVNAANSSLLGGGGVDGAIHRAGGPAILEECRLIRASPDYRNGLPAGQAVITAGGKLPAAHVIHTVGPVWNGGHHGEPALLASCYRNSLRLAAEHRLTSLAFPGISTGIYGYPKPEAAKIAVREVRRFLAEHEYPETVVFVAFDDASRRLYEQELSR
- a CDS encoding PQQ-dependent sugar dehydrogenase encodes the protein MRTNPSLLFAALLAVLWMLAPATAWAQPTPGAVPPPKAAGNLASIKLPQGFRIAYFAQNVPGARELAVGPDGTVYVGTNANGNKGKVYALPDKNHDGKADAVITIATGLNTPNGVAVRQGSLYVAEINRIIRFDNIAANLRTPPRPVVVYDKLPGNPWHGMRYIAFGPDGLLYVPVGAPCNSCEPEKPIFGTINRLRADGTGFQNVATGVRNTVGFDWHPVTKELWFTDNGRDMLGDDVPPDELNRLSKPGQHFGFPYYFGGDVPDPELSAGKTPNMYTKPARKLGAHVAALGMKFYTGTKFPAQYRNQIFIPEHGSWNRSQKSGYRITLVKLDPTGRQALSYEPFAVGWLQGQQSWGRPVCLLVLPDGSLLVSDDQGGAVFRIWYAG
- a CDS encoding 4-hydroxy-3-methylbut-2-enyl diphosphate reductase, which translates into the protein MKVTIDKNSGYCFGVEFAIQMAEDELAHGQQLYCLGDIVHNRMEVERLHQQGLRIIDREQLAQLHDTKVLIRAHGEPPETYQLALQNNLELIDASCPVVLKLQNRVKHAFDLSQRQDGQIVIYGQPGHAEVAGLTGQTGNRAIIVMNEADLDQIDFARPVTLFSQTTKSTAGFYKMKALMEARIAAAGGELDSFDANDSICRQVSNREPALAKFAVDFDVVLFVSGRKSSNGKALFSVVNAINPRSYFIENESEIDEAWLAGAQSVGICGATSTPLWLMQQVAQRVEGVGEMA